The following coding sequences are from one Granulicella arctica window:
- a CDS encoding MotA/TolQ/ExbB proton channel family protein has protein sequence MTISAAILSLTLHWFQDAATPVDPSAAAPSGNSALLEMVHNSGPVALGVLILLLLCSIFSWSIMLSKWSSFGKAETQGKRFLRAFRKSGRLSEIATVSDQFKPSPLVAVFNEIHDEYQRQTGGRGLPRNPIALDRAAQTASSEALTVMESRMTWLATIAAIAPFIGLLGTVMGIIDAFHGLGTSGAATLRAVAPGISEALITTAAGLVVAIPAVVGYNQLTARLRDFGARMDDFGRELLNAIENAAMITPAAPQEEIRRQPEEPRRRDY, from the coding sequence ATGACGATTTCAGCCGCAATCCTATCGCTCACCCTGCACTGGTTTCAAGATGCTGCCACTCCTGTCGACCCCTCCGCCGCCGCCCCTTCCGGCAACAGCGCTCTCCTTGAGATGGTCCATAATAGCGGTCCCGTAGCGCTAGGGGTCCTCATCCTCCTACTGCTATGCAGCATATTTTCATGGTCGATCATGCTCTCGAAATGGTCGAGCTTCGGCAAAGCTGAGACACAAGGCAAGCGATTTCTGAGGGCTTTCCGCAAGTCTGGACGCCTCTCCGAGATCGCTACAGTCTCTGACCAATTCAAGCCCAGCCCTCTGGTTGCCGTATTCAACGAGATTCACGACGAATACCAGCGTCAGACTGGAGGCCGAGGCCTTCCTCGCAACCCCATAGCTCTCGACCGGGCCGCCCAGACCGCGTCATCTGAGGCCCTTACGGTCATGGAGTCACGGATGACGTGGCTGGCAACGATCGCTGCTATCGCCCCGTTTATCGGCCTTCTCGGCACAGTCATGGGGATCATCGACGCCTTCCACGGCCTCGGAACTTCCGGCGCCGCCACCCTTCGCGCTGTAGCTCCCGGCATCTCGGAAGCCTTGATTACAACCGCCGCCGGTCTCGTCGTGGCCATCCCTGCCGTCGTAGGCTACAACCAACTCACCGCCCGCCTTCGCGACTTTGGGGCTCGTATGGACGATTTTGGCCGCGAACTCCTTAATGCGATCGAAAACGCTGCCATGATCACACCCGCTGCTCCGCAGGAAGAAATTAGGCGACAGCCCGAAGAACCCCGCCGAAGGGACTACTAG
- the tolB gene encoding Tol-Pal system beta propeller repeat protein TolB, with protein sequence MISLRQTSRARKSLVLLLALSALAVASPAQDWFKTETSSGADRIRVAVADFKPATADSQVATDKSTFDTTLYSDLANAGIFDMVSKSLTPQATPGGPSEISLPQWSGAPASAAMVAFGSLGIQSGKLVVSGYLFDAKNSQYPQVLAKQYSEEPSENSARQIAHRFADEIIFRLGGGVSGIAETKIFYVHIAGGTKEIWMMDYDGANQHAITHLGTVSISPRVSPDNSRVAFSTLGKYGFQIQMYSLLLNRTVAFSSTGGTNLSPAWAPSGREIAFSSSRSGDPDIWITDATGGLSRRVTSFKGPDVSPTYNPKTGAQIAWISGRTGLPQLYIMETDGSGIQRMTDGGYATSPSWSPNGQFVAFAWDRKYGPGAPGGQDIYVMEVASKKWIQLTHDGGRCDFPSWSPDGRHIVYANSASGRPGDTKVWTMLADGTQRHALTGGGGDMPNWSWK encoded by the coding sequence ATGATAAGTCTGCGTCAAACCTCCCGCGCCCGTAAGTCCCTTGTTTTGCTGCTCGCCCTATCCGCCTTAGCCGTGGCGAGTCCCGCACAGGACTGGTTCAAGACAGAAACGTCAAGCGGGGCCGACCGCATCCGTGTCGCTGTCGCCGACTTCAAGCCTGCTACTGCAGACTCTCAGGTCGCAACGGACAAGAGCACCTTCGATACTACCCTTTACTCTGACCTCGCCAATGCCGGCATCTTCGATATGGTCTCGAAGTCACTGACACCCCAGGCGACTCCCGGTGGCCCTTCCGAAATCAGTTTGCCTCAGTGGTCCGGCGCTCCAGCTTCGGCGGCCATGGTGGCCTTCGGCTCTCTCGGTATCCAGTCAGGCAAGCTGGTAGTAAGTGGCTATCTCTTCGACGCTAAAAACTCCCAGTACCCACAGGTTCTCGCCAAGCAGTACAGCGAAGAGCCCAGCGAGAACAGCGCTCGCCAGATTGCGCATCGCTTTGCCGACGAGATCATCTTCCGTTTGGGTGGCGGCGTCTCTGGAATTGCCGAGACGAAGATCTTTTACGTTCACATCGCTGGCGGAACGAAAGAGATATGGATGATGGACTATGACGGTGCGAATCAGCACGCCATCACTCATCTCGGTACGGTCTCCATCTCACCCCGCGTATCGCCGGATAACTCTCGCGTTGCTTTCTCAACGCTTGGTAAGTACGGCTTCCAGATCCAGATGTACTCTCTCCTTCTGAATCGCACGGTGGCTTTCTCATCGACTGGCGGCACGAATCTTTCGCCCGCTTGGGCGCCCAGCGGACGCGAGATTGCATTCTCGTCCTCCCGCTCCGGCGATCCAGACATTTGGATCACCGACGCGACCGGCGGTCTCTCCCGTCGCGTTACAAGCTTCAAAGGCCCGGATGTCTCGCCAACCTACAATCCAAAGACCGGGGCGCAGATTGCCTGGATCAGCGGCCGGACAGGTCTCCCTCAGCTTTACATCATGGAGACGGACGGCTCCGGCATTCAGCGCATGACCGATGGCGGCTACGCTACATCTCCCTCCTGGTCGCCAAACGGCCAGTTTGTTGCCTTCGCCTGGGATCGCAAATACGGTCCAGGAGCACCCGGCGGCCAGGACATCTACGTGATGGAAGTCGCAAGCAAAAAGTGGATCCAGCTTACCCACGATGGTGGTCGCTGCGACTTTCCTTCCTGGTCACCTGATGGCCGCCACATCGTGTATGCAAATAGCGCCAGCGGTCGTCCCGGCGATACCAAGGTCTGGACGATGCTCGCTGACGGAACTCAACGCCACGCCCTCACCGGTGGCGGCGGAGACATGCCAAACTGGAGTTGGAAATAG
- a CDS encoding ExbD/TolR family protein has product MAFSVQSGGRARTQTALAEINITPLVDVVLVLLLIFMLTAPVLQSGIEVAVPHTRSVNQLTEERMVITIDKDQSVFLQDKPINVNELPERLRTGTRPDAKRIVYIRSDERVPFGAFASVMDAVKQAGITNISIVTQPLDAK; this is encoded by the coding sequence ATGGCCTTTTCCGTCCAGAGCGGTGGCCGGGCGCGTACCCAGACGGCGCTCGCTGAGATCAACATCACGCCACTCGTCGACGTTGTGCTCGTTCTGCTGCTTATCTTTATGTTGACGGCTCCGGTTCTGCAATCCGGAATCGAAGTTGCGGTGCCGCATACCCGATCCGTCAATCAGCTTACTGAGGAACGGATGGTCATCACGATCGACAAAGATCAATCCGTCTTCCTGCAGGATAAGCCCATAAACGTCAACGAGCTTCCCGAGCGTCTCCGCACAGGGACCAGGCCTGACGCTAAGCGCATCGTCTACATCCGCTCTGACGAACGCGTTCCCTTCGGCGCGTTCGCCTCCGTAATGGACGCAGTGAAACAAGCTGGCATCACCAACATCAGCATCGTGACCCAACCACTCGACGCCAAGTAA
- a CDS encoding tetratricopeptide repeat protein, with the protein MQQKDYSGAVKQFSKITFGLRHDDAVHLMQEAKNAEGHPQLLAANKETLIAAQAAYDRGDLATAEANAKQVQVPELQSSVQQILTNIRIYQDAMQAGDAAKQNGNYQAAQQKYKFAMVIRPNGPGNPGGKLQEVEVLLAAATVNKPSTPPPTKPVVADTKKPVEIPKAPDNDAKIRAALAEGHAAESRKDVDAALQAFERVLAINPRQAEALAGKQHIMDNMQKTPQGLENTLSIGLHDYYRSQLAEAGDAISLYLTAGGVRNRGVAYFYLGATFASQALLADPRGKTEHKSLEQHALLEFQQARCEHYQPIEKYLSPKVLALWNKSSC; encoded by the coding sequence ATGCAGCAGAAGGATTATTCCGGCGCAGTCAAGCAATTTAGCAAGATCACCTTTGGGCTGCGTCATGACGATGCGGTCCATCTCATGCAGGAAGCTAAGAACGCAGAGGGCCATCCGCAACTTCTCGCGGCAAACAAAGAGACTCTTATTGCAGCCCAGGCAGCCTACGATCGTGGTGATTTAGCAACTGCAGAGGCCAACGCGAAGCAGGTGCAGGTCCCCGAACTACAGTCTTCAGTTCAGCAAATCCTCACCAACATTCGCATCTATCAGGATGCGATGCAGGCAGGTGATGCCGCAAAGCAAAATGGAAATTATCAGGCTGCCCAGCAAAAGTACAAATTTGCTATGGTTATCCGGCCAAATGGTCCCGGGAATCCAGGTGGAAAGCTTCAAGAAGTTGAAGTGCTGCTCGCGGCCGCAACAGTGAACAAGCCCAGCACACCGCCCCCTACCAAACCGGTCGTGGCGGACACCAAAAAACCGGTAGAAATTCCGAAAGCGCCCGACAACGACGCCAAGATTAGGGCAGCCCTGGCGGAGGGGCACGCCGCAGAATCGCGCAAAGATGTAGACGCCGCTCTCCAAGCCTTCGAGCGTGTCCTTGCAATCAACCCGCGTCAGGCTGAAGCACTTGCAGGTAAACAGCACATCATGGACAACATGCAGAAAACCCCGCAAGGCCTTGAAAACACTTTGTCAATTGGCCTTCATGATTACTATAGATCCCAACTTGCCGAGGCAGGAGACGCGATCTCGCTCTACCTTACAGCGGGCGGAGTCCGAAACCGTGGTGTAGCCTACTTTTACTTGGGCGCAACGTTCGCTTCACAAGCTCTACTCGCCGATCCTCGTGGTAAAACCGAGCACAAGAGCCTTGAACAACACGCTTTACTCGAATTCCAGCAAGCTCGCTGCGAGCACTACCAGCCCATCGAGAAGTATCTTTCACCCAAGGTTCTCGCGCTTTGGAACAAGAGTAGCTGCTGA
- the pal gene encoding peptidoglycan-associated lipoprotein Pal, protein MNSTHPAIRKIFTIGAAVVLSAAVGCHKKGIDSNIGTMSGAPSNGGNAPTAVITADPLAIDLGQSVVLNWRTQNADSVSIDGIGTVPANGTQTVSPSTSTSFHLVAKGGGGDTEANVRVTVRVPTAPTAPVADANGDMGSEEAFHQNVQDVYFDYDSYDLRPDAQANATHAASYLQAHPNIKVIIGGYCDERGSAEYNLALGENRANAAKTALVNAGVSASRLRVVSYGKEKQFCTEADESCYQQNRRGQFSLDR, encoded by the coding sequence ATGAACTCGACTCATCCTGCAATCCGCAAGATCTTCACCATAGGCGCCGCCGTTGTACTGAGCGCCGCCGTTGGCTGCCATAAGAAGGGTATCGACTCCAACATCGGCACAATGTCTGGCGCTCCCTCAAACGGCGGCAATGCCCCTACCGCAGTCATCACCGCTGATCCCCTGGCAATCGATCTTGGCCAGTCGGTCGTCCTTAATTGGCGCACTCAGAATGCAGACTCTGTCTCCATCGACGGCATCGGCACGGTTCCGGCGAACGGCACGCAGACCGTCTCCCCATCGACCTCGACCAGCTTTCACCTCGTAGCCAAGGGTGGCGGCGGCGATACTGAAGCCAATGTTCGTGTCACTGTTCGAGTACCGACCGCTCCGACTGCGCCCGTAGCTGACGCGAACGGTGATATGGGCAGCGAAGAGGCGTTCCATCAAAACGTTCAGGATGTCTACTTCGACTACGACAGCTACGATCTTCGTCCGGATGCGCAGGCAAATGCTACTCACGCAGCGTCCTACCTTCAGGCACATCCAAACATCAAGGTCATCATCGGCGGCTATTGTGACGAGCGTGGTTCAGCCGAGTACAACCTTGCCCTCGGCGAAAATCGTGCAAATGCTGCGAAGACCGCATTGGTCAATGCCGGAGTATCGGCAAGCCGTCTCCGCGTAGTCTCATACGGTAAGGAAAAGCAGTTCTGCACCGAAGCTGATGAGAGCTGCTACCAGCAAAATCGTCGTGGTCAGTTCTCACTCGACCGCTAA
- a CDS encoding TonB family protein, whose product MVASIPLPPKQKIDEKNVLASETPSPAPVVAKEKTEPPPKPNEVAIPKKITKPVKVAEKPTPEPPKHPTPEPPKPTKAATGEAPGVRVAMATMQLKNGTASVNVEDKTFGARFAYYINIVNKKVAEQWFTQEADPVASNGKRVTIVFDINRDGVPSNPRVETRSGSPSLDTSAMRAIQRVEGFGPLPAGDHITVEYSFDYKRQ is encoded by the coding sequence ATGGTTGCGTCGATTCCTCTGCCGCCGAAGCAGAAGATTGACGAGAAGAACGTCCTCGCCTCAGAAACACCAAGCCCTGCCCCCGTGGTTGCGAAAGAGAAGACCGAGCCGCCGCCCAAGCCAAATGAAGTAGCAATCCCTAAGAAAATCACCAAACCGGTTAAAGTGGCCGAGAAGCCCACCCCTGAGCCGCCGAAGCATCCCACGCCCGAACCGCCGAAACCCACAAAGGCCGCGACTGGTGAAGCTCCCGGCGTCCGCGTAGCCATGGCCACAATGCAACTTAAGAACGGCACGGCCAGCGTCAACGTGGAAGACAAAACCTTTGGCGCGCGCTTCGCCTACTACATCAACATCGTCAACAAAAAGGTAGCCGAGCAGTGGTTTACCCAGGAAGCGGACCCGGTCGCCTCGAATGGCAAGCGGGTCACCATCGTCTTCGACATCAATCGGGACGGAGTGCCCTCGAACCCCCGTGTCGAGACGCGCAGCGGTTCACCTTCACTCGACACCTCCGCAATGCGCGCGATCCAGCGTGTGGAGGGCTTCGGGCCGCTCCCTGCAGGCGACCACATTACTGTCGAATATTCCTTTGACTACAAGCGGCAGTGA